Proteins found in one Stigmatopora nigra isolate UIUO_SnigA chromosome 15, RoL_Snig_1.1, whole genome shotgun sequence genomic segment:
- the LOC144208881 gene encoding immunoglobulin mu heavy chain-like has protein sequence MFYIALLVLLSAVSSLKGQEYLDQLQPHVTLQDGQSLNIECKVSYSMDAYLTAWVRQPSGKGLEWIGIKYTGDSYYKDTLTNKFSIVLNRSNQTVTLQGQNMQPEDSGMYYCARATQQQEHFDNWGKGTQVTVTSDPPIKPTVFPLMECSSAATFSIVCIATGFSPSPLTFTWSKDGTALSDFIQYPSVESNDNRYTGVSQIQVERMDWYNKAKFQCVAKHLTEDVEAIITKTEEVYKSPTIKVLSSAVGKDERSFACFAQDFSPNIYEVKWLKNGVDTFNRLNEIKTQPEARKDANGTTLYSITTILTLKSNQWLSDTNVTCEFKGKDESGNYIIRSTLFQEPEPDSPCEQFPGTDLRIKITGPTMEEMFLKKAGKVICEVKVNKSSVQSISWETQDGKNMVGTLTSPSEGETDVFRIPLDITYDEWSKGVNRNCVVMLPNFSKPFKKSYERDIGKQLHSPSVFMMTPVEHVKTDTVTLTCFAKDFFPHEFLVSWLIDDEPVNSTYTHKSTKPIENQGSYTIYSYLTLNFEQWKSYDVVYSCIFYHESLKSPYFIARTITYLSAKTYMANVNMNSAEMCKTQ, from the exons ATGTTTTACATAGCTCTGTTGGTTCTGCTCTCTGCTGTCTCAA GTCTCAAGGGTCAAGAATATTTAGACCAGTTACAACCACATGTGACTCTCCAGGATGGTCAGTCGTTAAATATCGAGTGTAAAGTGTCGTATTCTATGGATGCCTACCTCACTGCATGGGTCAGGCAACCTTCAGGGAAAGGACTGGAATGGATTGGGATCAAATACACTGGAGACTCTTATTATAAAGACACCTTGACAAATAAGTTCAGTATTGTACTAAACCGCTCGAACCAAACAGTTACTCTACAGGGACAGAATATGCAGCCTGAAGACAGTGGCATGTATTACTGTGCCAGAGCCACACAACAACAGGAAC ATTTTGACAACTGGGGAAAAGGAACCCAAGTAACAGTTACATCTG atCCCCCGATTAAACCAACCGTCTTTCCTCTGATGGAATGTAGCTCTGCTGCCACGTTTAGTATTGTCTGTATCGCTACTGGCTTTTCACCTTCTCCACTGACCTTTACATGGAGCAAAGACGGAACTGCCCTAAGTGACTTTATTCAGTATCCTTCAGTAGAATCTAACGACAACCGCTACACGGGAGTCAGTCAAATCCAAGTGGAGAGAATGGACTGGTATAACAAGGCAAAATTCCAATGTGTTGCCAAACATTTGACTGAAGATGTAGAAGCCATAATCACCAAGACAGAAG aagtcTACAAGTCACCAACTATTAAAGTGTTGTCCTCTGCTGTTGGCAAAGATGAGCGCTCTTTTGCCTGTTTTGCCCAAgatttttccccaaatatttACGAGGTCAAATGGCTAAAAAACGGAGTGGATACTTTCAACCGTTTAAATGAAATCAAGACTCAACCAGAGGCCAGAAAAGATGCAAATGGAACAACACTTTACAGCATAACAACTATTCTTACGCTTAAGTCCAATCAGTGGTTGAGTGACACAAATGTCACGTGCGAGTTTAAAGGCAAAGACGAAAGTGGAAATTATATTATAAGATCAACACTCTTCCAAGAACCTGAGCCTGATTCACCTT GTGAACAATTCCCAGGTACAGACTTAAGGATTAAAATCACAGGTCCGACTATGGAGGAGATGTTTTTGAAAAAAGCAGGAAAAGTAATATGTGAAGTTAAAGTTAACAAGTCATCCGTGCAGAGTATTTCATGGGAGACCCAGGATGGGAAAAATATGGTTGGTACCTTAACATCGCCTTCTGAAGGCGAAACAGATGTATTTCGCATTCCACTTGACATCACATATGACGAATGGAGCAAAGGGGTGAATCGCAATTGCGTTGTGATGCTTCCAAATTTCAGTAAGCCGTTCAAGAAATCCTACGAAAGAGACATTG GAAAACAACTTCACTCTCCTTCAGTTTTTATGATGACTCCAGTGGAACATGTTAAAACAGACACAGTTACCCTGACCTGCTTTGCAAAAGACTTCTTTCCTCATGAGTTTCTAGTGTCTTGGCTGATCGATGATGAGCCTGTAAATTCTACCTATACTCACAAAAGCACCAAACCGATAGAAAACCAAGGTTCTTACACAATCTACAGCTATTTAACACTCAACTTTGAGCAGTGGAAAAGTTATGACGTGGTCTATAGCTGTATTTTTTACCACGAATCTCTAAAAAGTCCATACTTCATTGCTAGAACCATTACGTACCTTTCTGCCAAAACGTACATGGCCAATGTTAATATGAACAGTGCTGAAATGTGCAAGACTCAGTAG
- the nacc1a gene encoding nucleus accumbens associated 1, BEN and BTB (POZ) domain containing a isoform X2, with product MAQTLQMAIPNFGNNVLECLNEQRLQGLYCDVNVVVKGHAFKAHRAVLAASSSYFRDLFSNSSSSSGGYSSNEASPTVVELPPAVQPQSFQQILAFCYTGRLSMTVGDQFLLMYTAGFLQIQQIMEKGTEFFLKVSSPSCDSQGLNTEEAPPSEPQSPITQTATGAVRPAPCLTPLSLVSRVKTEQPASQPEATAHSVVCTPVAKRLWEGGSSRDGGGGGSGTGGGARKAARYSQEGVRGSAIQSPAALGLAMGMGATATSLAGMVASGGMSGNIGTNGTSGSGAGTSEGASPGTLSTYASDSPISYHDDEEEEEGTEDCAEEQYRQICNMYTMYSMLNMGAVAGERVEALPDHTETRGRMRGRDLTCLPAELIAQIGNRCHLKLYEEGDPAEKLELVSGTSVFISRAQLMNCHVSAGTRHKVLLRRLLAAFFDRNTLANSCGTGIRSSTNDPSRKPLDNRVLHAVKFYCQNFATSFKESEMNAIAADMCTNARRVVRKSWIPKLKLLIAESDAYSAFLSDGVKAEDDTLGGEPPFDPTSLETSAGAESGGSSGESLPGVSGDVGALF from the exons ATGGCCCAGACCCTCCAGATGGCGATCCCTAACTTTGGCAACAACGTTTTAGAGTGTCTGAATGAGCAGCGGCTCCAGGGTCTTTACTGCGACGTCAACGTGGTGGTGAAAGGGCATGCTTTCAAG gctCACCGTGCTGTTTTGGCTGCAAGCAGTTCTTATTTCCGGGACCTCttcagcaacagcagcagcagtagtggaGGCTATAGCAGCAATGAGGCCAGCCCAACAGTGGTGGAGCTTCCACCGGCTGTGCAGCCCCAGAGCTTTCAACAGATTTTGGCCTTTTGCTACACAGGCCGTCTGAGCATGACTGTGGGAGACCAGTTCCTCCTTATGTATACTGCCGGCTTCCTGCAGATCCAACAAATCATGGAAAAAGGCACGGAGTTCTTCCTCAAG GTTTCCTCCCCCAGTTGTGATTCCCAGGGCCTAAATACAGAAGAGGCCCCACCCTCTGAGCCTCAAAGCCCCATCACACAGACCGCTACCGGCGCTGTCCGGCCGGCTCCCTGTTTGACGCCTCTCTCGTTGGTGTCACGTGTGAAGACAGAGCAGCCCGCGAGCCAACCGGAAGCGACCGCTCATTCAGTAGTCTGCACTCCAGTCGCCAAGCGACTATGGGAGGGTGGCAGCAGCCGTGACGGAGGAGGAGGGGGCTCCGGCACAGGAGGCGGAGCCAGAAAGGCAGCACGTTACTCCCAGGAAGGGGTTCGAGGCAGTGCCATCCAAAGCCCCGCGGCTCTGGGACTGGCCATGGGTATGGGCGCCACTGCAACCAGTCTGGCTGGAATGGTGGCAAGTGGGGGCATGAGTGGTAATATAGGCACCAATGGGACCTCAGGGTCCGGTGCGGGCACGTCAGAGGGCGCCAGCCCAGGCACCTTGAGTACCTACGCTAGTGACTCACCCATTAGCTACCatgatgatgaagaggaagaagagggcaCTGAGGACTGTGCTGAAGAGCAGTACAGGCAAATCTGCAACATGTACACAATGTACAGTATGCTCAACATGGGGGCTGTAG CTGGTGAACGAGTGGAAGCTCTTCCCGATCACACAGAAACACGGGGCCGTATGCGTGGCCGAGACCTCACCTGTCTCCCAGCAGAGCTTATTGCCCAGATAGGCAACCGCTGTCATCTCAAACTTTATGAGGAAGGAGATCCTGCTGAGAAACTAGAACTAGTCTCAG GTACGTCTGTCTTTATCTCCCGAGCCCAGCTCATGAACTGTCATGTTAGTGCGGGGACCAGACACAAGGTGCTGCTGAGGAGGCTACTGGCTGCCTTCTTTGACAG GAATACGCTGGCCAACAGCTGCGGGACAGGCATCCGTTCATCCACCAATGACCCAAGCCGTAAGCCCCTGGACAACAGAGTGTTACATGCAGTCAAAT TTTACTGCCAGAACTTTGCCACCAGTTTCAAAGAGAGCGAGATGAACGCCATCGCTGCCGACATGTGCACTAATGCCCGGCGAGTGGTCCGCAAGAGTTGGATCCCGAAACTCAAGCTGCTGATCGCCGAAAGCGACGCTTATTCCGCTTTCCTCTCCGATGGCGTTAAAGCAGAGGATGACACCCTGGGCGGTGAGCCGCCTTTTGACCCAACCTCACTGGAAACCTCCGCCGGTGCAGAGTCGGGTGGCTCCTCAGGTGAATCACTACCTGGCGTGAGCGGGGATGTCGGAGCATTATTTTGA
- the nacc1a gene encoding nucleus accumbens associated 1, BEN and BTB (POZ) domain containing a isoform X1, with protein MAQTLQMAIPNFGNNVLECLNEQRLQGLYCDVNVVVKGHAFKAHRAVLAASSSYFRDLFSNSSSSSGGYSSNEASPTVVELPPAVQPQSFQQILAFCYTGRLSMTVGDQFLLMYTAGFLQIQQIMEKGTEFFLKVSSPSCDSQGLNTEEAPPSEPQSPITQTATGAVRPAPCLTPLSLVSRVKTEQPASQPEATAHSVVCTPVAKRLWEGGSSRDGGGGGSGTGGGARKAARYSQEGVRGSAIQSPAALGLAMGMGATATSLAGMVASGGMSGNIGTNGTSGSGAGTSEGASPGTLSTYASDSPISYHDDEEEEEGTEDCAEEQYRQICNMYTMYSMLNMGAVAAGERVEALPDHTETRGRMRGRDLTCLPAELIAQIGNRCHLKLYEEGDPAEKLELVSGTSVFISRAQLMNCHVSAGTRHKVLLRRLLAAFFDRNTLANSCGTGIRSSTNDPSRKPLDNRVLHAVKFYCQNFATSFKESEMNAIAADMCTNARRVVRKSWIPKLKLLIAESDAYSAFLSDGVKAEDDTLGGEPPFDPTSLETSAGAESGGSSGESLPGVSGDVGALF; from the exons ATGGCCCAGACCCTCCAGATGGCGATCCCTAACTTTGGCAACAACGTTTTAGAGTGTCTGAATGAGCAGCGGCTCCAGGGTCTTTACTGCGACGTCAACGTGGTGGTGAAAGGGCATGCTTTCAAG gctCACCGTGCTGTTTTGGCTGCAAGCAGTTCTTATTTCCGGGACCTCttcagcaacagcagcagcagtagtggaGGCTATAGCAGCAATGAGGCCAGCCCAACAGTGGTGGAGCTTCCACCGGCTGTGCAGCCCCAGAGCTTTCAACAGATTTTGGCCTTTTGCTACACAGGCCGTCTGAGCATGACTGTGGGAGACCAGTTCCTCCTTATGTATACTGCCGGCTTCCTGCAGATCCAACAAATCATGGAAAAAGGCACGGAGTTCTTCCTCAAG GTTTCCTCCCCCAGTTGTGATTCCCAGGGCCTAAATACAGAAGAGGCCCCACCCTCTGAGCCTCAAAGCCCCATCACACAGACCGCTACCGGCGCTGTCCGGCCGGCTCCCTGTTTGACGCCTCTCTCGTTGGTGTCACGTGTGAAGACAGAGCAGCCCGCGAGCCAACCGGAAGCGACCGCTCATTCAGTAGTCTGCACTCCAGTCGCCAAGCGACTATGGGAGGGTGGCAGCAGCCGTGACGGAGGAGGAGGGGGCTCCGGCACAGGAGGCGGAGCCAGAAAGGCAGCACGTTACTCCCAGGAAGGGGTTCGAGGCAGTGCCATCCAAAGCCCCGCGGCTCTGGGACTGGCCATGGGTATGGGCGCCACTGCAACCAGTCTGGCTGGAATGGTGGCAAGTGGGGGCATGAGTGGTAATATAGGCACCAATGGGACCTCAGGGTCCGGTGCGGGCACGTCAGAGGGCGCCAGCCCAGGCACCTTGAGTACCTACGCTAGTGACTCACCCATTAGCTACCatgatgatgaagaggaagaagagggcaCTGAGGACTGTGCTGAAGAGCAGTACAGGCAAATCTGCAACATGTACACAATGTACAGTATGCTCAACATGGGGGCTGTAG CAGCTGGTGAACGAGTGGAAGCTCTTCCCGATCACACAGAAACACGGGGCCGTATGCGTGGCCGAGACCTCACCTGTCTCCCAGCAGAGCTTATTGCCCAGATAGGCAACCGCTGTCATCTCAAACTTTATGAGGAAGGAGATCCTGCTGAGAAACTAGAACTAGTCTCAG GTACGTCTGTCTTTATCTCCCGAGCCCAGCTCATGAACTGTCATGTTAGTGCGGGGACCAGACACAAGGTGCTGCTGAGGAGGCTACTGGCTGCCTTCTTTGACAG GAATACGCTGGCCAACAGCTGCGGGACAGGCATCCGTTCATCCACCAATGACCCAAGCCGTAAGCCCCTGGACAACAGAGTGTTACATGCAGTCAAAT TTTACTGCCAGAACTTTGCCACCAGTTTCAAAGAGAGCGAGATGAACGCCATCGCTGCCGACATGTGCACTAATGCCCGGCGAGTGGTCCGCAAGAGTTGGATCCCGAAACTCAAGCTGCTGATCGCCGAAAGCGACGCTTATTCCGCTTTCCTCTCCGATGGCGTTAAAGCAGAGGATGACACCCTGGGCGGTGAGCCGCCTTTTGACCCAACCTCACTGGAAACCTCCGCCGGTGCAGAGTCGGGTGGCTCCTCAGGTGAATCACTACCTGGCGTGAGCGGGGATGTCGGAGCATTATTTTGA